The Eriocheir sinensis breed Jianghai 21 chromosome 21, ASM2467909v1, whole genome shotgun sequence genome includes a region encoding these proteins:
- the LOC127001562 gene encoding uncharacterized PE-PGRS family protein PE_PGRS54-like isoform X9 has translation MWKVVVVAAALSVAAVAGEGGQEAQLSGPGLSLGELLRGSRESSGEYRVRHFGRGGGDDDDSEEFPPLMPYEFAYEVKDDATTNYQNRVEFVEDGVLRGSYSLLSPDGVVRTSVYSDTGNGFEVTLHEVPTDIVVIGSGLPGDPALKAGGTYRYYDSRDSGSRESFRPSFSRSGGFEAFSKASEGFDGSSRGSAIFSSSSNRDFSSKNKQSSREESSRREESERREESSRRDESRREESSRRDESRREESEGSRFEFLTNDKSALEAFDRESASQGFSGGSRDSEASSRRKESRREESEGYKYELLTNDKSALEAFDRESASQGFSGGSRDSEASSRHEESGGFGEFSHAFASSFSQQGGSGGGSGGGSGGGSGGGSGGGLGGGFGGGSGGGSEGGSGGSRGGFGGGSEGGSLGGSGGSSGGSGGGSGGGFVGTGSGSGHGGSGGGSGGGYEGGLGGGSGGGFGGGSEGGSFGGEFGGSGGGSGGGSDGGSGGGSSGGSGGGSGGGFVGTGGGSGHGGSSGGSDGGSGGGFGGGSGGSGGGSHGGSSGSGGGSGGGSGGSGRGSHGGSGGSGGGSGGGSHGGLGGSGGGFGGEFGGSGGGSGGGSGGSGGGSGGGSGGSGGGSHGGSGGSGGGSHGGSGGSGGGFGGGSGGSGGGSHGGSGGSDGGFGGGSGGSGGGFGVGSGGSGGGSHGGSGGSDGGFGGEFGGSGGGFGGEFSGSGGGSHGGSGGSDGGFGGGSGGSGGGFGVGSGGSGGGSHGGSGGSDGGFGGGSGGSGGGSHGGSGGSDGGFGGGSGGSGGGSHGGSGGSDGGFGGGSGGSGGGSHGGSGGSDGGFGGGSGGSGGGSHGGSSGSGGGSHGGLSGSDGGFGGGSGGSGGGSHGGSGGSDGGFGGGSGGSGGGSHGGSSGSGGEFGGGFGGSGGGSHGGSGGSDGGFGGGSGGSGGGSHGGSSGSDGGFGGGSGGSGGGSHGGSGGSGDGFGGGSGGGSDGGSGGSGGEFGGGSGGSFGGSHGGSGGSGGGSGGGSGGSGGGSDGGSGSGSGGSGGGFGGGSGGSHGGSGASGGGSGGGSSGSGGGSHGGSGGGFGGGSGGSGGGSHGGSGGSGGRSGGGSSGGSDGGSGGGFGGGLDIGLGFGTDGPGGSGSGIELGLGLGGGPGIELGFGTDGPGGFGGEPGGSGGGFGGGPGGSGGGSHGGSGGSGGGSGGGSGGSGGGFDGGSGGGSGVSGGGFGGGLDIGLGFGAGDGPGGSGGGLGGSVGGFGGRPGGSDGGFGDGSGGSGGFGGGFGGGPGGGFGGGSGGSGGSGGFGGGFGGGPGGGFGGGSGGSGGFGGGFGGGPGGGFGGGSGGSGGGSGGGAGGSGGGVSGGGAGGGGVNLQDKAVFIIHPDFFKTGAGAGLTGLPEVTEPIIIVSDNKFAQGGGGAGVGFSNALGGGGFAGAFSSVNRLGEAAAADTTAAHSSGAASTATAEEVSTSSGKSGSTSTSAIESASSLGSASISASSPSSEGFVASTFSSNGLTVGSATGDSTSASSGSFGRSTIENVSSSASAAEGASSSGATKSASFSSASESSGSATDGASFLTSASEGGSSSHGSVSSGSGTEGAFLFDASGSSLGSAAEVDTSLGSAAEVASSSSATEVASSGSAAEVTFSGSAAEVASSSGAAEVTSSNSAAEVTSSNAAAAASSGSAAEGVSSSSSGGFDASTFNSRKLSVESSTKDSSSSSSRKGGVLTITSSSLDGSSGINKAVTDESSGRGQSVLDSGASGGTKNIEKAANAKPASSGQIGLNGFSTSFSEGGSQQFIISSSGDASRFDSHRFSSSGSGGSSSSGASSSAILHSQSGGDLKLQAPDQLLKILNPGQTARGLQGIRGSSGQGGAVFFTQETDLASSQGGKTSITQLPVTRVTTVTHLPDDSKQGSSILKIAGSSTGFKNNQNVFTSPPSGAARFFASASNTKTFQASGKKSAGNKIVSISGSGTLTTLPTGDTVLALGSKQPIAISTSQGVIRNSRRTAPFSTTNSRQQRPRRIRGRLLRSL, from the exons CCACTCATGCCCTACGAGTTCGCATACGAGGTGAAAGACGACGCCACGACCAATTACCAGAACAGAGTGGAGTTCGTTGAGGATGGCGTGTTGCGGGGGAGCTACAGCCTCCTCTCCCCTGACGGTGTGGTTCGAACTTCCGTCTATTCCGACACCGGCAATGGCTTCGAG GTGACCCTCCACGAAGTGCCAACAGACATCGTGGTCATCGGCTCAGGCCTCCCTGGTGACCCCGCGCTCAAGGCCGGGGGCACGTACAGGTACTACGACTCTCGCGACTCAGGCTCAAGGGAGTCCTTCCGGCCATCTTTCAGCAGGAGCGGTGGATTTGAGGCTTTCTCTAAAGCATCAGAAGGGTTTGACGGGTCTTCAAGAGGGTCAGCTATCTTTAGTTCATCGAGCAACAGAGACTTTTCATCGAAAAATAAACAGTCAAGTCGCGAAGAGTCATCCAGGCGCGAAGAATCGGAAAGGCGCGAAGAATCGTCGAGACGCGATGAGTCAAGACGCGAAGAATCGTCGAGACGCGATGAGTCAAGACGCGAAGAATCCGAAGGCTCCAGATTTGAATTTTTAACGAATGACAAGAGTGCCTTGGAAGCCTTCGACAGGGAGAGCGCCAGCCAAGGCTTCTCTGGTGGGTCTAGGGACTCCGAGGCTTCGTCGAGACGCAAAGAGTCAAGACGCGAAGAATCCGAAGGCTACAAATATGAATTGTTGACGAATGACAAGAGTGCCTTGGAAGCCTTCGACAGGGAGAGCGCCAGCCAAGGCTTCTCTGGCGGGTCTAGGGACTCCGAGGCTTCGTCGAGACACGAAGAGTCTGGAGGCTTTGGAGAGTTCTCGCATGCCTTCGCGTCATCGTTCTCCCAGCAGGGAGGATCTGGAGGTGGATCAGGTGGTGGATCTGGAGGTGGATCAGGTGGTGGATCTGGTGGTGGATTAGGTGGTGGATTTGGTGGTGGATCAGGTGGTGGATCTGAGGGTGGATCAGGTGGATCAAGAGGTGGATTCGGTGGTGGATCTGAGGGTGGATCATTAGGTGGATCTGGAGGATCAAGTGGTGGATCTGGTGGTGGATCAGGGGGTGGATTTGTTGGAACTGGTAGTGGATCAGGTCACGGTGGATCTGGTGGTGGATCAGGTGGTGGATATGAGGGTGGATTAGGTGGTGGATCAGGGGGTGGATTCGGTGGTGGATCTGAGGGTGGATCATTTGGTGGTGAATTTGGTGGATCAGGTGGTGGATCTGGTGGTGGATCAGATGGTGGATCTGGAGGTGGGTCAAGTGGTGGATCTGGTGGTGGATCAGGGGGTGGATTTGTTGGAACTGGTGGTGGATCAGGTCACGGTGGATCAAGTGGTGGATCTGACGGTGGATCAGGTGGCGGATtcggtggtggttctggtggatCAGGTGGGGGATCACATGGTGGTTCAAGTGGATCAGGTGGCGGATccggtggtggttctggtggatCAGGTCGCGGATCACATGGTGGTTCTGGTGGATCAGGTGGCGGATCAGGTGGCGGATCACATGGTGGTTTAGGTGGATCAGGTGGCGGATTCGGTGGTGAATTTGGTGGATCAGGTGGCGGATccggtggtggttctggtggatCAGGTGGCGGATccggtggtggttctggtggatCAGGTGGGGGATCACATGGTGGTTCTGGTGGATCAGGTGGCGGATCACATGGTGGTTCAGGTGGATCAGGTGGCGGATTCGGAGGTGGATCTGGTGGATCAGGTGGCGGATCACATGGTGGTTCAGGTGGATCAGATGGCGGATTCGGTGGTGGATCTGGTGGATCAGGTGGCGGATTCGGAGTTGGATCTGGTGGATCAGGTGGCGGATCACATGGTGGTTCAGGTGGATCAGATGGCGGATTCGGTGGTGAATTTGGTGGATCAGGTGGCGGATTCGGTGGTGAATTTAGTGGATCAGGTGGCGGATCACATGGTGGTTCAGGTGGATCAGATGGCGGATTCGGTGGTGGATCTGGTGGATCAGGTGGCGGATTCGGAGTTGGATCTGGTGGATCAGGTGGCGGATCACATGGTGGTTCAGGTGGATCAGATGGCGGATTCGGTGGTGGATCTGGTGGATCAGGTGGGGGATCACATGGTGGTTCTGGTGGATCAGATGGCGGATTCGGTGGTGGATCTGGTGGATCAGGTGGGGGATCACATGGTGGTTCTGGTGGATCAGATGGCGGATTCGGTGGTGGATCTGGTGGATCCGGTGGCGGATCACATGGTGGTTCTGGTGGATCAGATGGCGGATTCGGTGGTGGATCTGGTGGATCAGGTGGGGGATCACATGGTGGTTCTAGTGGATCAGGTGGCGGATCACATGGTGGTTTAAGTGGATCAGATGGCGGATTCGGTGGTGGATCTGGTGGATCAG GTGGCGGATCACATGGTGGTTCAGGTGGATCAGATGGCGGATTCGGTGGTGGATCTGGTGGATCAG GTGGGGGATCACATGGTGGTTCTAGTGGATCAGGTGGTGAATTCGGTGGTGGATTTGGTGGATCAGGTGGCGGATCACATGGTGGTTCAGGTGGATCAGATGGCGGATTCGGTGGTGGATCTGGTGGATCAGGTGGGGGATCACATGGTGGTTCTAGTGGATCAGATGGCGGATTCGGTGGTGGATCTGGTGGATCAGGTGGGGGATCACATGGTGGTTCAGGTGGATCAGGTGACGGATTCGGTGGTGGATCTGGTGGCGGATCCGATGGTGGATCAGGTGGATCAGGTGGCGAGTTCGGTGGTGGATCTGGTGGATCATTTGGCGGATCACATGGAGGTTCAGGTGGATCAGGTGGGGGATCCGGTGGTGGATCTGGTGGATCAGGTGGCGGATCCGATGGTGGATCAGGTAGTGGTTCAGGTGGATCAGGTGGCGGATTCGGTGGGGGATCTGGTGGATCACATGGTGGTTCAGGTGCATCAGGTGGGGGATCCGGTGGTGGATCTAGTGGATCAGGTGGCGGATCACATGGTGGTTCAGGTGGAGGATTCGGTGGTGGATCTGGTGGATCAGGTGGCGGATCACATGGTGGTTCAGGTGGATCAGGTGGGAGATCCGGTGGTGGATCAAGTGGCGGATCCGATGGTGGATCAGGTGGCGGATTCGGTGGTGGACTTGATATTGGACTCGGTTTTGGAACTGATGGACCTGGTGGATCAGGATCTGGTATTGAACTCGGTTTGGGACTTGGTGGTGGACCTGGTATTGAGCTCGGGTTTGGAACTGATGGACCTGGTGGATTCGGTGGTGAACCTGGTGGATCAGGAGGTGGATTCGGTGGTGGACCTGGTGGATCAGGTGGCGGATCACATGGTGGTTCAGGTGGATCAGGTGGCGGATccggtggtggttctggtggatCAGGTGGTGGATTCGATGGTGGATCAGGTGGTGGTTCAGGTGTATCAGGTGGCGGATTCGGTGGTGGACTTGATATTGGACTCGGTTTTGGAGCTGGTGATGGACCTGGTGGGTCAGGAGGTGGACTTGGTGGATCAGTTGGCGGATTCGGTGGTCGACCTGGTGGATCAGATGGTGGATTCGGTGATGGATCAGGTGGGTCAGGTGGATTCGGTGGCGGATTCGGAGGTGGACCAGGAGGTGGATTCGGTGGTGGATCAGGTGGATCAGGTGGATCAGGTGGATTCGGTGGCGGATTCGGTGGTGGACCAGGAGGTGGATTCGGTGGTGGATCAGGTGGATCAGGTGGATTCGGTGGCGGATTCGGTGGTGGACCAGGAGGTGGATTCGGTGGTGGATCAGGTGGATCAGGTGGTGGATctggtggtggagcaggtggaTCTGGTGGCGGGGTCAGTGGTGGAGgggccggcggcggcggcgtcaacCTACAGGACAAGGCCGTGTTCATCATTCACCCTGACTTCTTCAAGACCGGCGCGGGCGCCGGCCTGACGGGCCTGCCGGAAGTGACGGAGCCCATTATTATCGTGAGTGACAATAAATTTGCCCAGGGTGGGGGTGGGGCTGGCGTAGGTTTCAGTAATGCTCTGGGCGGAGGAGGGTTTGCGGGAGCCTTTAGCAGCGTGAACAGGCTGggagaggctgctgctgctgacacCACAGCGGCTCACTCAAGCGGTGCTGCATCAACTGCTACCGCCGAAGAAGTAAGTACATCCTCTGGTAAAAGTGGATCGACCTCGACCAGTGCCATTGAAAGCGCTTCATCCTTAGGCAGTGCCTCAATAAGCGCTTCTTCTCCAAGCAGTGAAGGCTTCGTTGCATCCACCTTCAGCTCCAACGGATTGACTGTTGGAAGTGCGACAGGTGATTCTACCTCTGCCTCGAGTGGATCATTTGGAAGAAGTACCATCGAAAATGTCTCATCCTCAGCTAGTGCCGCTGAAGGAGCATCTTCAAGTGGTGCTACAAAGAGTGCTTCATTCTCCAGTGCAAGTGAATCATCGGGCAGCGCCACTGATGGTGCTTCTTTTTTAACTAGTGCTTCCGAAGGTGGTTCATCCTCCCACGGATCAGTTTCCTCAGGGAGTGGAACTGAAGGCGCCTTTTTATTTGATGCAAGTGGATCTTCCCTAGGCAGTGCGGCTGAAGTTGATACTTCTTTAGGCAGTGCCGCTGAAGTAGCCTCCTCAAGCAGTGCCACTGAAGTGGCCTCCTCAGGCAGTGCCGCTGAAGTGACCTTCTCAGGTAGTGCCGCTGAAGTGGCCTCCTCAAGCGGTGCCGCTGAAGTGACCTCCTCAAATAGTGCCGCTGAAGTGACCTCAAGCAATGCCGCTGCAGCGGCTTCCTCAGGCAGTGCCGCTGAAGGTGTTTCTTCTTCGAGCAGTGGAGGGTTCGATGCATCTACATTCAACTCTAGAAAACTATCTGTAGAAAGCAGCACAAAagattcttcatcttcttccagcAGAAAAGGTGGAGTTCTAACAATTACTTCCTCTAGCTTGGATGGATCATCTGGTATCAACAAAGCGGTAACTGATGAGTCGTCTGGCAGGGGACAATCAGTTCTCGATAGTGGAGCATCAGGAGGaacaaaaaatattgaaaaggcAGCCAATGCAAAACCAGCTTCTTCGGGTCAAATTGGGCTGAATGGATTTAGCACGTCCTTCAGTGAAGGCGGATCACAACAGTTTATAATATCCTCTAGTGGAGACGCATCCAGGTTTGACTCCCACAGATTTTCCAGCAGTGGATCCGGTGGCTCTTCAAGCAGTGGGGCGTCAAGCAGTGCCATTTTGCACAGCCAAAGCGGTGGTGACTTAAAACTGCAGGCACCGGACCAGTTACTGAAGATTCTCAATCCAGGCCAAACAGCTCGCGGGCTTCAGGGTATCCGCGGCAGTTCGGGCCAGGGCGGGGCTGTCTTCTTTACGCAGGAAACTGACCTGGCCTCTTCCCAGGGCGGCAAAACCTCCATCACACAACTGCCAGTCACTCGCGTCACCACCGTGACACACCTCCCTGACGATTCTAAGCAAGGCTCTTCCATCTTGAAAATAGCTGGCAGTTCCACGGGCTTCAAGAATAACCAGAACGTGTTCACAAGCCCACCGTCAGGTGCTGCACGATTCTTTGCATCAGCATCAAACACAAAAACTTTTCAGGCGAGTGGCAAGAAGTCAGCAGGAAACAAAATTGTTAGCATATCCGGCTCAGGAACACTCACGACTCTTCCTACTGGTGACACTGTCCTCGCCTTGGGCAGCAAACAACCCATTGCAATTTCCACTTCCCAGGGCGTCATCAGGAACAGCCGGAGGACCGCGCCCTTTTCCACCACCAACTCGAGGCAGCAACGACCGAGGCGAATCCGAGGGCGGCTTCTGAGGTCACTCTAA